The Nitrospirota bacterium genome segment TTGTTGCTCGTGACCCGGCTGACGGTCGATTCGTGGACACCTACCTCACGCGCGATATCCCTCAGGGTCAGGGGCTTCAGAAAGCCCACGCCGTGATCCAGGAAATCCCGTTGAAACTTGACCAACGCGGTGGCGACCTTGAAGATCGTCTTTTGGCGCTGGTCGATGCTCTTGATCAACCAGAGGGCGGACCGGATCTTGTCTTTCACATACATCTTCTCTTTTTCGCCCAGGTCCCGACGTTGCGCGAGCGCGCGGTAGATGGGATTGATGACCACCGTCGGCACGCCCTGATTGTTCAGCCGGATCTCGTAGTCGTTGCCCACTTTCTCGATCGTGAGGTCCGGCGTCACGTAGGGTGCTTCTTCATTGGAGAAGGACCTCCCCGGCTTGGGATTGAGCCCCTTGATCAGGGTGAGCGCGTTTTGCGCCTCGCGGAGGGAAATATCGAGGGCCTTCGAGAGTCCCTTCGGATCGTTCTTGGCCACAAAGTCAAGACCTTCGGTGACCGCCCGCACGTACGCGGGACGGTCCACACCCATCTGACGAATCTGAATCAACAGGCATTCCTTCAGGTCCCTCGCCCCGACGCCGGCAGGATCAAGGGTTTGGATGACTCTCAGGGCCTCCTGCATGACCCCGGGGTCCATCTGGTTCTGTCCGGCCAAAGACTGGATATCCTCATCCAAGTATCCGTTGTCGTCCAGATTGCCCACGATGATTTCGGCGGCCCGGTACACCTCGGCGGATAGTTTGTTCAGTCCGAGCTGCCAAACCAGGTGATCTCTCAGGTTCCCCTCGCGCGAAACGATGTTCTCGTAACTCGGACGATCGGCGGTCCCCGCGAAATCGGGGATCCGGACGTCGGATTCCCGGGCGACATTTTCCAGATACAGGTCGTCGGAACCTTCCGCCTTGGTCTCCTTCACCGGTGCCTCGATCGACTCCGGGTCGAAGGCATCGGAGGGCTTGGTGGTGGTGCCCGCCCCATCGGGCTTCCCGGTTTCCAGGCGCTCTCCTTCGAGCTTGTTTTCCTGGATCGTCACTTCTTCCAAGGCCGGATTCGCCTCCAATTCCGCCTTCAAGTATTCCTCGAGATCCAACCTCGGCATCTGGAGGAGCTTGAGAGAAAGCTGGAGCTGCGGAACCAGGATGAGCTGCTGGCTCAGCCTGAGTTCCTGCTTGATGTCAAGTCCCATGCAGTCTCCTAGAAACGAAACGTCGGGCCGAGGTAAAATTGCTTGGCCGCTTCGCTGGCGGCGATTCGGGACGGCGGCCCGTCCTCCAGAATCTTCCCCTGGTGGATCAGATACGCGCGATCGCACACTTCCAGCGTGTCCCGCACGTTATGGTCGGACAGGATGATCCCCACGCCCTTTGAAGCGATGTACTTGATGAGCTGTTGAATCTCGCCGACGGTGATCGGATCGATGCCGGAGAACGGTTCATCCAGAAGAAAAAAGAGCGGCTCGAGGGCGAAGGCCCTTGCGATCTCCACCCTACGGCGCTCCCCTCCGGAGAGCACCATGGCCTTCTTGTCTTCCAGGTGGGTAATTCGGAATTCATCCATGACCGAGTAAAGTTTCTCGCGGCGCTTGCGGGAGTTCAGGGGAAGAATCTCCAATGTCGCCAGAATGTTCTCGGCCACGCTCATCTTTCGGAACACGGAAGGCTCTTGGGGCAGATAGAGGAGGCCGTACTGGGCGCGGCGGTGAATCGGGAGACGCGTGATTTCCGTGGAGTCCAGCCAGATGCCTCCGGCGTCCGGCTTCACGAGACCGGTCATCATGTGAAAGGTCGTCGTCTTTCCTGCGCCGTTGGGACCCAGGAGCCCCACGATTTCGCCCGGCCCGACGTTGACATTGACGCCATCCACTACGCGCCGCTTCCGGTAGCTCTTGACGAGGCCCTCCGTGCGAAGCTTCTTCGAGTGGGTTCGCGATTCTTTCACAATCCCCCCACCCCAGCCCTCTCCCGCAAAGGGCGCAACGCGGCCCGGGGCCGGGTGAGGGCCGCCTGCCGGCACACTCTCCGTCTGTTGGCTATTGCCGGACATCTTTCTCCGGAACGATCGTCTGGACCGGCTGCTTGTCCGAGCCCAGGACGACCATCTTCTTGTCGCTGAGGGTGACCAGCACCTTGTCACCGGCGGAAATCTTGTCCCCCTGGTGGATTCGCGGCTCCCCCGTCAGGACGATCTCTCCGTTCTTCTTGTCGTACACCCCCTCTTTCCCCTCTCCCCAGGTTGTCGGATCCTTCCGATCGATGACTTTGACCGAGCCTTTGCCGGTAAAACCCAGGATCTCGTGGGTCTTGGGGTCGTAGTTCGCGTCCATGGTTTCGGCCTTGACGAAATAGTCCGCCGTGGTGGCCACGACGTTCCCCTCGAAAGTCGCCTTATTGTCCTTCTCATGGGCCGTCATCCGGTCGGACTTGATTTCGATTTTCTCCGTCTTTTTCTCGCCGACCGTCGGCTCCGGCGCCACGTTCACATCGGCCACCGTGAGCACGCCACCGGATAATTCGAATACGTCTACGGGGCGATCGACACGCCCCGTCGGGGCGCGACTTTCGAGGCTTTCGGAATCGTTGAGGCGCGAATCGACGTGGACGGCGGTGAATTCGATGTGGTCCCAAGACTCGTCCGCCACCGCTTCATCCGCCCGGATGTCCCAGTCCAACTTTCCATCCCTGAACACACTCATGCGCACACCTTCGAGGTGCCGGTCGGTTGGGGATCTGACCTCGATGGGTGACCGGACGCTCGCGTCTTCTTCCCGGGCCAGTTTCACTACCGCCCACGAGATCCAGCCGAGGACGGCCAGCGATCCCAGGAGGTAGGCCAACACGCGAAATCGCACACGTTCACGTTAACACCAATCGCCCGGAGAGTAAAGAAAATGACCCGGTTTTGGCCCTCCGATTGCTATAGCAACGGATGCCAATCCGAAATCAGCAAGATCGGTGCCGTTAGGTGACCTTGGATTCCCAACGCCGGGCCGGCCGGACCTAGCGTTGCGGCAGCTCCTTGTGGGCCGGAACCACCCCGAGGCCATCCGCCTCCCTCACCGCACGAAAAACCGCCTCGGAGGCTACGTGGGCGGCCGCCGCCCCCACGTTCTTGACGTCGCACCCGTCCTTCCGGAGCGAGAATGCCATGACCACGTCTCCATCGACTGGCGTCTGGAAGGGCCGGATCACCCTCGCCAGACCCGTGGAGGCCATCCGCGCCACGACCCCCAGTTCGGATTTCGACAGATCGGCATCGGTCGCGATAAGGAGAAGCGTCGTGTGCTGGCCGTGGATCAGATCCTCCCTCACAAGGCCGCCCCGAAGGGCGGCCTCGGTGTCCAGGAATCCCCCCCCGGGAGTCCTGGCGCCCGCCACGAGGCGCCCGGAGCCGGGGTCGAAGATGTCGCCGAAGGCATTGACCACTACAAGCGCGCCCACACGAATTCCCGGCGCGATCTCGCAAAAGGCCGACCCCACCCCTCCCTTGCACGCCGAGAGGAATCCATTGAATTTCCCCACGGTCGCGCCCGTCCCCGCGCCCACACTTCCCTCTTGGACGCGACCGTCCGATGCCGACACACATGCCTGGTAGGCCAGATCCGGTGAAGGCCGCTCCATCCCCCCCGACCGGGCGATACTGAATGGAACATCGAAAATGACGGAAGTGGGGACCACGGGGATTCTCGCCAGCTTGAGGTCCAACCCGACACCCTTCTCCTCCAGGTAGCGTACGACGCCCCCCGCAGCATCCAGGCCGAATGCACTTCCGCCGCTAAAAAGAACCGCGTGCGCTTCCCCCCCCGTGTGGTGGGGAAACAGGCCATCGACCTGCCTCGTGCTCGTCGCCCCTCCCAACAACAGAATGGAGCCGAGGGCCGGCTGATCGAACAGAATCACCGTCAACCCCGATCCCCCCTTCGGTGTTGACGCATGCCCGACCCGGATCCCCCCCAGACCGGTCAGGGTGTCGTTCACTTCGGTTCCGGAGGCAGGATCCCTTCGCCCAACTTTCCCCGCGCCTCCAGAGAAGCCACGCCCGCCCTGGCCTTGGAGATCAGGTTGTCGATTTCGGGCCGGTCCATCTGATCCGAGTAGTCCGCCGCCAGTTGGTCCAACCTGTACAGTGCCGCGCGGTATTCCCCCCGCCGGAGGTAAAACTTGGCCACATACAATTCATACTCGGCGGCCCGCTTCCGAAGCTTGCCCAGTCGTTCCGAGGCCTGGCCCGCAAATTCGCTTGCGCCGTACTGTTGGACGACGTGCCGGTACTGGTCGATCGCGTTCAGCGTGGCCGTGGGGTCTCGGTCCATCGAGAGCATATCTTCCTCGTACGATCGACCGATCATGAAAGCGGCATGCGGGACCTTCGGATGACTCGGGTGCATCCGGATGAACTCCTCATACCCCACCACCGCTTCCGAGAACTTCCGGTCCTTGAAATACACCTCCCCGATCATGAGCCTGGACAGCGAGGCATACTCGCTGTAGGGATAGTCGTCGACGATCCGTTTGAAATTGTCCAGCGCGCGCTCATAGTCCGGTAGGGCCGGCAGAAACCAGAGCTTGGTGCCTTCCACCCAGCGCATCGCCTCGTCGTACAATTCCTGCGCGGTCTTTTCCTTCTTCTCCTGAGTCGCCGCGCAGGACAGTCCTAGAGCGGCGCCTATCCATACCGCCGCCATCCACGTCTTCATCCCACGCTCCCATTCACGTACCACGCGTGCGTCTTTCTGAGGCCCTCTCGAACGGCCACCCGAGGCCGATATCCCAGAATTCGCCGTGCCGCAACGATAGAGGCCAGGGAATCCTTCACGTCCCCAGGCCGGATCGGACCATGAATGGGGCGCACGACGGCGCCCGTGATACGACGGACGGCATCCGCCAGATCATTCACGCTGATCCGCTTCCCCCCGGCTATGTTGAACACCGTTCCCCCGAGCCTCCTCTCCGTCATGCCTGCCCGGACAATGCCCCTCACGCAATCCTCCACAAAGGTGAAATCGCGAGTCTGGCGTCCGTCCCCGTGGATCGTAGGACTTCGACCGGCGAGAAAGGCCGCGAAGAAGCGGGGAATGACCGCGGCATAGGCGGAGTGAGGGTCTTGCCTCGGTCCATACACGTTAAAGAAGCGAAGGGCGACCGTATCCAGGCCATAGAGAGCTGAAAATATCCGGCCATACAACTCTCCCATGAGTTTCGTGATGGCGTACGGAGAGCGTGGTAGAGGAACCATGTCCTCCCTTTTGGGCAGGGTGCGTATGTCCCCATAGACGGAGGAGCTGGATGCAAGAACAACGCGGTCCACCTTCGCCTCCCGTGCCGCCAGCAACACGTTGAGCGTTCCCGTTGCGTTCACCTCGTGGGACGTTTTCGGGTCCGCCACCGAGCGGGGAACCGACCCGAGGGCCGCGAGATGATAGGCCACCGCCACTCCAGCCATGGATTTCTTCACATCGGCGAGCTTCCGGATGTCTCCCCGAAGGATCTCTACGCGGCTTCCCACTCCGGCGAGATTTCTCCGCGTTCCGGTGGAAAAATCGTCGAGCATTCTGACGCGGACCCCTTTCTTCGCCAGTTCCTCCACCAGGTGGGAGCCGATGAACCCGGCGCCACCGGTCACGAGCACGGCGTTAGACATGTATCGCAAGAGTCCTTGATCCACTCGCCGTGCGGTAGGCCCAAACAGGGCCGTACGTACCCTGTTGAGCCTGGATACATCTCCGTGAAAACTTGCAGAACTTCATCAACAGGGTACGAGAGCCCGGATGCCGCTCGCCTTCAAAGTTTGACAACCTTGGAACGGCCGGGGATGGACTTCGTCGCATTCCGGGTATCCATCACCAGCCTGGCGGAGCGCACAACGAAGTTCCAATCGAAGGCATCGTGATCCGTTCCAATGACCACACAATCCGCGCGGCCCAGCCGCGCCCGATTCAACGGGACCGAATGAAGGACGTGTCCGCCCACGCCGAGCTTCGGAACGTGGGGATCGTGGTAGCTCACCCGTGCCCCCTTCCGCAGCAGCAGGGAAAGAATGTCCAGGCACGGGGATTCCCGCAAATCGCCGATATTTTTCTTGTAACTCACGCCCAGCATGAGGATATCCGCGCCTCGCACGGCCTTCGAGCGCCGGTTAAGCGCATCCACCACTTTTTCCACGACATACTCCGGCATTTTCGTGTTGATCTCCGTGGCCAGCTCGATAAACCGCGCGGAGTAGTTCAGCGTTTTCAGCTTCCACAAAAGATACTGGGGGTCCACCGGAATGCAGTGCCCACCCAACCCCGGTCCCGGATAAAACGGCATAAAGCCGAAAGGCTTGGTCGCCGCCGCGCCGATCACCTCCCACGTGTCCAGTCCAAGATGGTTG includes the following:
- the rpoN gene encoding RNA polymerase factor sigma-54 — encoded protein: MGLDIKQELRLSQQLILVPQLQLSLKLLQMPRLDLEEYLKAELEANPALEEVTIQENKLEGERLETGKPDGAGTTTKPSDAFDPESIEAPVKETKAEGSDDLYLENVARESDVRIPDFAGTADRPSYENIVSREGNLRDHLVWQLGLNKLSAEVYRAAEIIVGNLDDNGYLDEDIQSLAGQNQMDPGVMQEALRVIQTLDPAGVGARDLKECLLIQIRQMGVDRPAYVRAVTEGLDFVAKNDPKGLSKALDISLREAQNALTLIKGLNPKPGRSFSNEEAPYVTPDLTIEKVGNDYEIRLNNQGVPTVVINPIYRALAQRRDLGEKEKMYVKDKIRSALWLIKSIDQRQKTIFKVATALVKFQRDFLDHGVGFLKPLTLRDIAREVGVHESTVSRVTSNKYAETPQGVLRLKEFFSTGMVTRQGTSISTESIKHDFMILLENENKRRPLSDMEIAKHLRAKGINISRRTVAKYREQAGIPPAFQRKQR
- the lptB gene encoding LPS export ABC transporter ATP-binding protein: MSGNSQQTESVPAGGPHPAPGRVAPFAGEGWGGGIVKESRTHSKKLRTEGLVKSYRKRRVVDGVNVNVGPGEIVGLLGPNGAGKTTTFHMMTGLVKPDAGGIWLDSTEITRLPIHRRAQYGLLYLPQEPSVFRKMSVAENILATLEILPLNSRKRREKLYSVMDEFRITHLEDKKAMVLSGGERRRVEIARAFALEPLFFLLDEPFSGIDPITVGEIQQLIKYIASKGVGIILSDHNVRDTLEVCDRAYLIHQGKILEDGPPSRIAASEAAKQFYLGPTFRF
- a CDS encoding P1 family peptidase yields the protein MNDTLTGLGGIRVGHASTPKGGSGLTVILFDQPALGSILLLGGATSTRQVDGLFPHHTGGEAHAVLFSGGSAFGLDAAGGVVRYLEEKGVGLDLKLARIPVVPTSVIFDVPFSIARSGGMERPSPDLAYQACVSASDGRVQEGSVGAGTGATVGKFNGFLSACKGGVGSAFCEIAPGIRVGALVVVNAFGDIFDPGSGRLVAGARTPGGGFLDTEAALRGGLVREDLIHGQHTTLLLIATDADLSKSELGVVARMASTGLARVIRPFQTPVDGDVVMAFSLRKDGCDVKNVGAAAAHVASEAVFRAVREADGLGVVPAHKELPQR
- the bamD gene encoding outer membrane protein assembly factor BamD, producing the protein MKTWMAAVWIGAALGLSCAATQEKKEKTAQELYDEAMRWVEGTKLWFLPALPDYERALDNFKRIVDDYPYSEYASLSRLMIGEVYFKDRKFSEAVVGYEEFIRMHPSHPKVPHAAFMIGRSYEEDMLSMDRDPTATLNAIDQYRHVVQQYGASEFAGQASERLGKLRKRAAEYELYVAKFYLRRGEYRAALYRLDQLAADYSDQMDRPEIDNLISKARAGVASLEARGKLGEGILPPEPK
- a CDS encoding SDR family oxidoreductase, producing MSNAVLVTGGAGFIGSHLVEELAKKGVRVRMLDDFSTGTRRNLAGVGSRVEILRGDIRKLADVKKSMAGVAVAYHLAALGSVPRSVADPKTSHEVNATGTLNVLLAAREAKVDRVVLASSSSVYGDIRTLPKREDMVPLPRSPYAITKLMGELYGRIFSALYGLDTVALRFFNVYGPRQDPHSAYAAVIPRFFAAFLAGRSPTIHGDGRQTRDFTFVEDCVRGIVRAGMTERRLGGTVFNIAGGKRISVNDLADAVRRITGAVVRPIHGPIRPGDVKDSLASIVAARRILGYRPRVAVREGLRKTHAWYVNGSVG